One segment of Anaeromusa acidaminophila DSM 3853 DNA contains the following:
- a CDS encoding serine dehydratase subunit alpha family protein has protein sequence MDAKQYDNYLTILKGELIPAMGCTEPIAIAFAAAKAREALGQMPEEMLARCSGNIIKNVKGVVVPNSGGQKGVAAAAVIGVVAGQAERELEVISQVTPEQIEMARQLTAQGICRCELEEGEENLFIRVEVKAGFQTAAVEVRTRHNHICRIEKNGELLFSQPELATSTFGDKSQLTIQDILCFADEVRLEDVRDIISRQIACNSAISEEGLKNPWGAQVGRTFLESGCDDVRTKARAAAAAGSDARMNGCAMPVVINSGSGNQGITCTMPVVVYAQELGIGEERLYRALVLANLLSLHQKRYIGNLSAYCGAVSAGAAAACGIAYLQGGDYDVIGRTLINSLGNVGGIVCDGAKASCAAKISSAVDAGIMGYELAKRERFFPFGEGLVEKDYEQTLRNIGRMGCCGMKTTDVEILNIMIGN, from the coding sequence ATGGATGCAAAGCAATATGACAATTATTTGACCATCTTAAAAGGGGAATTGATTCCGGCCATGGGCTGCACCGAGCCGATTGCCATCGCCTTTGCGGCGGCAAAAGCCAGAGAAGCGTTGGGCCAGATGCCGGAGGAAATGCTGGCTCGCTGTAGCGGCAATATCATTAAAAATGTGAAGGGCGTTGTTGTTCCTAATTCGGGAGGGCAAAAAGGCGTAGCCGCTGCTGCGGTAATCGGGGTTGTCGCCGGTCAGGCCGAACGGGAACTAGAGGTTATCAGCCAAGTGACGCCGGAGCAAATAGAAATGGCGCGTCAATTGACGGCGCAGGGCATTTGCCGTTGCGAATTGGAAGAGGGAGAGGAAAATCTCTTTATCCGAGTGGAAGTCAAAGCGGGTTTTCAAACCGCTGCGGTAGAGGTGAGAACAAGGCATAATCACATCTGTCGTATCGAAAAAAACGGAGAGCTTCTTTTCTCGCAGCCGGAACTGGCGACCTCAACTTTTGGAGATAAGAGTCAGCTTACGATTCAGGACATCCTCTGTTTTGCTGATGAGGTACGACTAGAAGATGTACGAGATATTATTTCTAGACAGATTGCTTGCAACTCCGCCATCTCGGAAGAAGGTTTGAAAAATCCCTGGGGAGCGCAGGTGGGACGTACCTTTTTGGAAAGCGGCTGCGACGATGTGCGAACGAAGGCTCGCGCGGCGGCGGCGGCCGGCTCCGATGCGCGTATGAACGGTTGTGCTATGCCGGTAGTGATTAACTCCGGCAGCGGTAATCAGGGAATTACCTGTACTATGCCGGTGGTCGTATACGCTCAGGAACTGGGCATCGGCGAGGAACGGTTGTACCGGGCCCTTGTCTTGGCGAACCTTCTTTCTCTGCATCAAAAGCGCTATATCGGCAATCTTTCAGCGTATTGCGGCGCTGTTTCCGCTGGAGCGGCTGCGGCCTGCGGCATTGCGTATCTGCAGGGCGGCGATTATGACGTCATCGGCAGGACCCTGATTAATTCGTTGGGGAATGTAGGCGGTATTGTCTGCGACGGTGCGAAGGCTTCCTGCGCGGCGAAAATATCCAGCGCCGTAGATGCCGGGATTATGGGGTATGAGCTGGCTAAACGGGAGCGATTTTTTCCCTTTGGCGAAGGTTTGGTAGAGAAGGATTATGAGCAGACTTTGCGAAATATTGGACGCATGGGCTGCTGTGGTATGAAAACTACTGATGTGGAAATACTCAATATTATGATTGGAAATTGA
- a CDS encoding L-2-amino-thiazoline-4-carboxylic acid hydrolase, with protein MIDNKISIKGDAVVDIQRGAIGHRATWTGLTYTHACKAGKAKEMEEIIRAAIAETGLIQGAEIKAQCPDPEDVTSFADTFFSPNVVKTFEVEFKSKSADRIDLEFHHCPLLKAWQDLGFDDETCEKLCDMAMDGDRGIAKAMGYDFHLGDTIANGCPTCQISFFKKA; from the coding sequence ATGATTGATAACAAAATTAGCATTAAAGGCGACGCGGTGGTAGATATTCAAAGAGGGGCTATCGGTCATCGGGCTACCTGGACGGGCCTAACGTATACGCATGCTTGCAAAGCTGGCAAGGCGAAGGAAATGGAAGAAATTATTCGCGCGGCTATCGCGGAAACGGGATTGATCCAAGGCGCGGAAATTAAAGCGCAGTGTCCGGATCCGGAGGATGTGACTTCTTTTGCGGATACGTTTTTCTCTCCGAACGTGGTTAAGACCTTTGAAGTAGAATTTAAAAGCAAAAGCGCAGATCGAATTGATCTGGAGTTTCATCATTGTCCTCTTTTGAAAGCTTGGCAGGATTTGGGATTTGACGATGAAACCTGCGAGAAGCTTTGTGATATGGCTATGGACGGCGATCGGGGCATTGCCAAAGCCATGGGTTATGATTTCCATCTGGGCGATACCATTGCTAACGGCTGTCCTACCTGCCAAATTTCTTTCTTTAAAAAAGCATAG
- a CDS encoding GntR family transcriptional regulator, with translation MTKHPNDSLKQQVYNDLFSDIINGNYPADTILTEKFLMEKYNVSRAPIREALTQLTGTRLLSSIPRQGYKILQPSAEQLLEVIRFRSALECSFLEMYRSYIDAAWIQELRSICINYNNCPSGDFMSHWRYNCEFHLKLFSIYGNHYAYKLLEDALNIQTIFFVQKQHSASMDLHLALVDYLEKGEIKMAVSILKADIEHLMLSFSPPAS, from the coding sequence ATGACGAAACATCCTAACGACTCGCTAAAGCAGCAAGTATACAACGATCTTTTTTCTGATATCATCAACGGCAACTATCCCGCCGATACCATCCTGACCGAAAAATTCCTCATGGAAAAATATAATGTCAGCCGCGCCCCTATCCGTGAAGCCCTGACCCAGTTAACAGGCACGCGTCTATTGTCCAGCATTCCGCGGCAAGGCTATAAAATTCTCCAGCCAAGCGCCGAGCAGCTGCTGGAGGTCATTCGCTTCCGTTCGGCTTTAGAATGTTCTTTTTTGGAAATGTACCGCAGTTATATCGATGCCGCGTGGATCCAAGAATTGCGCAGCATCTGCATCAACTACAACAACTGCCCCAGCGGCGATTTCATGTCGCATTGGCGCTACAACTGCGAATTCCACTTAAAGCTTTTTTCCATCTACGGCAATCATTACGCATATAAGTTATTAGAAGACGCTTTAAACATCCAAACGATCTTCTTTGTACAAAAGCAGCACTCCGCTTCGATGGACCTGCATTTAGCCTTGGTCGATTATCTGGAAAAAGGCGAAATTAAAATGGCCGTATCCATTTTAAAAGCTGACATTGAACATCTGATGCTTTCTTTTAGCCCTCCCGCTTCTTAA
- the ahpC gene encoding alkyl hydroperoxide reductase subunit C, whose amino-acid sequence MSLVGTEVKPFTAQAYKNGNFIEVTEQNFKGSWSVLCFYPADFTFVCPTELEDLQDQYEALQKLGVEVYSVSTDTHFTHKAWHDTSETIGKITYPMIGDPSHTLSRNFEVLIEEAGLADRGTFIIDPDGVIQAVEINAGGIGRDASTLLNKIKAAQYVRNNPNEVCPAKWKEGAATLKPSLDLVGKI is encoded by the coding sequence ATGTCATTAGTTGGTACTGAAGTAAAGCCGTTTACTGCACAGGCTTATAAAAATGGAAATTTCATCGAGGTAACTGAGCAAAATTTCAAGGGATCTTGGAGTGTACTTTGCTTCTATCCCGCCGATTTCACCTTCGTCTGCCCGACCGAATTAGAAGATTTGCAAGACCAATATGAGGCCCTCCAAAAACTGGGCGTAGAAGTATATTCCGTATCAACCGATACGCACTTCACCCATAAAGCATGGCATGACACATCAGAAACCATTGGCAAGATTACGTATCCTATGATCGGCGATCCTTCCCATACCTTGTCCAGAAATTTTGAAGTCCTCATCGAAGAAGCCGGTCTAGCTGACCGCGGCACATTTATCATTGATCCCGACGGCGTCATTCAGGCCGTAGAAATCAATGCTGGCGGCATTGGTCGCGATGCCAGCACGCTGCTAAATAAAATCAAAGCGGCTCAATATGTTCGCAACAATCCCAACGAAGTTTGCCCAGCCAAATGGAAAGAAGGCGCAGCAACGTTGAAACCCAGTTTAGATCTAGTCGGAAAGATTTAA
- the ahpF gene encoding alkyl hydroperoxide reductase subunit F: MLLDAEIRAQLSQYLPLLESEITITANAAADAASKNMTALVEELASLSPKINWEEGVLPRSPSFRIQQKGAAGGIVFAGIPLGHEFTSLVLALLQVSGRPPKVEDRLIRRIQALSGPLHFESYISLSCHNCPEVVQALNAMSALNPAVTHTMIDGALFQAEVEAKNILAVPSVFLNGTPFSNGRMSLEQILDQVAPVVTEEPENASPFDVLVIGGGPAGASAAIYAARKGIRTGMIADKIGGQVNDTLGIENLIGIPYTEGPEVAANLAKHLQQYPIESLQGQRAKSLLPGNLLEIELENGRRLQSKTVIIATGAAWKQLGIPGEKEFRNKGVAYCPHCDGPIFKGKRLAVIGGGNSGVEAAIDLAGLAAHVTLLEFTEALKADQVLQERLRSLPNVTILTNAETVEITGQDKVTGLAYQNRATQEIYHLNLEGVFILVGLAPNTAWLENTIARNRCGEIITDSRGATNISGVFAAGDCTDSPYKQIIISMGSGATAALGAFDHLLRT, from the coding sequence ATGTTACTGGATGCAGAAATCAGAGCGCAGCTCTCACAATACCTCCCCTTATTGGAAAGTGAAATAACCATCACCGCAAACGCAGCTGCGGACGCTGCGTCCAAAAACATGACCGCTTTGGTAGAGGAACTCGCTTCCTTGTCTCCTAAAATCAACTGGGAAGAAGGAGTTTTACCGCGAAGTCCTAGTTTTCGCATACAGCAAAAAGGAGCTGCCGGCGGCATTGTGTTCGCCGGCATTCCTTTAGGTCATGAGTTTACTTCTTTAGTTTTAGCCTTGCTTCAAGTAAGCGGACGGCCTCCCAAAGTGGAAGATCGCCTGATTCGTCGAATCCAAGCGCTGTCCGGCCCTCTTCATTTCGAGTCTTATATTAGTCTCAGCTGCCATAACTGCCCGGAAGTCGTCCAAGCGCTAAATGCCATGAGCGCCCTTAATCCCGCCGTCACACATACCATGATCGACGGCGCTCTTTTTCAAGCAGAAGTAGAAGCTAAAAACATCTTGGCCGTGCCCTCCGTCTTCTTGAACGGAACCCCTTTTAGCAACGGCAGAATGTCCTTAGAACAAATTCTTGATCAAGTAGCCCCTGTCGTTACAGAAGAGCCGGAAAACGCCTCGCCTTTTGACGTACTCGTTATCGGCGGAGGCCCGGCTGGCGCTAGCGCTGCTATTTACGCCGCGCGCAAAGGCATTCGCACCGGCATGATAGCTGACAAAATCGGCGGCCAAGTCAACGATACCCTGGGCATCGAAAATCTAATTGGCATTCCCTACACCGAAGGCCCCGAAGTCGCTGCAAACTTGGCAAAGCACTTGCAACAATATCCCATCGAATCCCTCCAAGGACAACGCGCTAAAAGCTTGCTTCCTGGGAATCTTCTAGAAATCGAATTAGAAAACGGCCGCCGTTTGCAAAGCAAAACGGTAATTATCGCTACTGGCGCAGCCTGGAAACAGCTCGGCATCCCTGGCGAAAAAGAATTTCGCAATAAAGGAGTAGCCTATTGTCCTCACTGTGACGGACCGATCTTCAAAGGAAAACGGCTTGCCGTCATCGGCGGAGGAAACTCCGGCGTCGAAGCGGCCATTGATTTAGCCGGTTTGGCGGCTCATGTAACGCTTTTAGAATTCACCGAGGCGCTAAAAGCAGATCAAGTTTTGCAAGAACGCCTTCGAAGTCTGCCTAACGTTACGATTCTAACGAACGCAGAAACAGTGGAAATCACCGGTCAGGACAAAGTAACCGGCCTTGCCTACCAAAACCGAGCCACCCAGGAAATATACCATTTGAACTTAGAAGGAGTTTTCATCCTTGTAGGCCTGGCGCCCAATACAGCCTGGCTCGAAAACACCATCGCCCGAAACCGTTGCGGCGAAATTATTACAGACAGCCGTGGCGCCACAAACATAAGCGGCGTATTTGCCGCTGGCGACTGCACGGACAGCCCCTATAAGCAAATTATTATTTCCATGGGTTCCGGCGCTACAGCCGCCCTAGGAGCATTTGATCACCTGCTGCGAACGTAA
- the ettA gene encoding energy-dependent translational throttle protein EttA has product MDKIIYSMIRVSKKHGQKEVLKDISLSYFYGAKIGVLGLNGSGKSSLLKILAGEDQSFEGKTVLAPGYTIGYLPQEPLVDETRTVREVVEEGLAELVQIRDEYEAINAKFSEPMEPDEMDALITRQGEVQDLMDSKDVWELDSRLEMAMDALRCPPPDTSVSVISGGERRRVALCRLLLKNPDILLLDEPTNHLDAESVSWLERFLKTFPGTVIAVTHDRYFLDNVAGWILELDRGRGIPWQGNYSSWLEQKQQRLANEEKSESERQKTLARELEWIRMAPKGRHAKSKARINAYEALLSHESERLGKDLEIYIPPGPRLGKIVVEAENVSKAMGDKMLVENMNFMIPAGAIVGIIGPNGAGKTTLFKMITGQGKPDSGTLKVGETVKLAYVDQNRDSLESEKTVYEVISDGNDVIKLGNREINSRAYCARFNIMGQDQQKKVDVLSGGERNRVHLAKMLKTGANVILLDEPTNDLDVNTMRALEDALENFAGCVLVISHDRWFLDRIASHIMAFEGDSVVTFFEGNYSEYEADRKKRLGKEADQPHRLKFRKLTR; this is encoded by the coding sequence ATAGACAAAATTATTTATTCCATGATCCGTGTATCTAAAAAACACGGGCAGAAAGAAGTCCTCAAGGATATTTCGCTCTCTTACTTTTACGGAGCCAAAATTGGTGTCCTGGGTCTGAATGGATCCGGCAAAAGTTCGCTTCTTAAAATACTGGCTGGCGAAGATCAGAGTTTTGAAGGTAAGACCGTTCTCGCTCCCGGCTACACCATCGGTTACCTCCCGCAGGAACCGTTGGTGGATGAAACCCGCACTGTACGCGAGGTGGTGGAGGAAGGATTAGCGGAACTGGTTCAGATTCGTGATGAATACGAAGCCATCAACGCCAAATTTTCCGAGCCCATGGAACCGGATGAAATGGATGCGCTTATCACCCGCCAGGGTGAAGTGCAGGATCTTATGGACAGTAAGGATGTATGGGAACTGGATTCCAGGCTTGAAATGGCCATGGACGCCTTGCGCTGCCCTCCGCCGGACACATCGGTTTCGGTGATTTCGGGCGGTGAACGACGGCGGGTGGCCTTGTGCCGCCTGCTGCTGAAAAACCCGGACATCCTGCTTCTGGACGAACCCACCAACCACCTGGACGCTGAATCGGTATCCTGGTTGGAACGTTTCTTGAAAACTTTCCCTGGTACTGTAATTGCCGTAACTCATGACCGTTACTTCCTTGACAACGTGGCTGGATGGATTCTTGAACTTGATCGCGGTCGCGGCATTCCCTGGCAGGGCAATTATTCTTCCTGGCTGGAGCAAAAGCAACAGCGTCTGGCCAATGAAGAAAAAAGCGAATCCGAACGTCAGAAAACCTTGGCCCGCGAACTTGAGTGGATACGCATGGCGCCCAAAGGACGCCACGCCAAGAGTAAAGCCAGAATCAACGCGTATGAAGCTCTGCTTTCACATGAGTCTGAGCGCTTGGGCAAGGATTTGGAAATATACATTCCGCCGGGACCGCGCTTGGGTAAGATCGTCGTTGAAGCCGAAAATGTCAGCAAAGCTATGGGCGACAAGATGCTCGTGGAAAACATGAACTTCATGATTCCTGCTGGAGCCATCGTCGGTATCATCGGTCCAAACGGAGCCGGTAAAACTACTCTTTTCAAGATGATCACCGGACAGGGAAAGCCTGACAGCGGTACCCTGAAAGTTGGCGAAACCGTTAAGCTGGCTTATGTGGACCAGAACCGCGACTCTCTTGAGTCCGAAAAAACCGTCTACGAAGTTATCAGTGACGGCAATGACGTTATCAAGCTAGGAAACCGCGAGATTAACTCTCGGGCTTATTGCGCGCGCTTCAACATCATGGGACAGGACCAGCAAAAGAAAGTGGATGTGCTGTCCGGCGGTGAACGCAACCGCGTTCATCTGGCCAAGATGCTGAAAACTGGGGCCAACGTAATCCTCCTTGACGAACCTACCAACGACCTGGACGTGAACACCATGCGGGCCCTGGAAGATGCATTGGAGAACTTTGCCGGTTGCGTGTTGGTCATCAGCCATGACCGCTGGTTCCTTGATCGCATCGCAAGTCACATCATGGCTTTTGAGGGTGATTCCGTCGTGACCTTCTTTGAGGGGAACTACTCAGAGTACGAAGCCGATCGCAAAAAACGCCTTGGCAAAGAAGCCGATCAGCCGCATCGACTGAAGTTCAGAAAACTTACCCGTTAG
- a CDS encoding nitroreductase family protein, with amino-acid sequence MLKQITEWKSVRKFTNQPVEEEKLLSIMSAGRRAPSWKNIQPWRFIAITGEADKTKLSEVFSMGALIRKAPAVILCVGALAAWERNHQRDCLRELLSNTGVTMSNEDIDKTFLDNQIAQALANTSSSLMARTFENMGIAYGFMILEAINQGLGACIVGETDNELSSVNSSRYSEIKSYFNLNTSDIITAAIILGYPAKDSVVSPRKPEGDVFQIWR; translated from the coding sequence ATGTTAAAACAAATTACTGAATGGAAAAGTGTGAGGAAATTTACGAATCAACCGGTAGAGGAAGAAAAACTTTTAAGTATTATGAGCGCAGGCAGACGAGCTCCATCTTGGAAAAACATACAACCGTGGCGTTTTATTGCTATTACAGGAGAAGCGGACAAAACCAAGTTATCTGAAGTATTTTCCATGGGAGCGCTCATACGAAAAGCTCCAGCAGTTATTTTATGTGTCGGCGCCTTAGCAGCATGGGAGCGCAACCATCAAAGAGATTGTTTGCGAGAGTTGCTTTCTAATACAGGTGTCACAATGTCTAATGAAGATATCGACAAAACTTTTCTTGATAACCAGATAGCCCAGGCATTGGCTAATACCTCGTCTTCTTTAATGGCACGAACTTTTGAAAACATGGGAATTGCATACGGGTTTATGATTTTGGAGGCGATAAATCAAGGACTTGGTGCATGTATCGTGGGTGAAACGGATAATGAATTATCGAGCGTGAACAGCTCTCGATATTCTGAAATAAAGTCTTATTTCAATTTGAATACCTCGGACATTATTACGGCAGCAATTATTTTGGGGTATCCAGCGAAGGATTCTGTAGTTAGTCCGCGCAAACCCGAAGGCGATGTTTTTCAAATCTGGCGGTAA